tcacTAAGAAAATTAGTTCaatatttaataactgaaaagtttttaatttttaatatactatttttgcatAATCTTGGCCAATAATATTGTAGTGgaagaaaatctttttcatatCAACTAATTGCAACTTTTCTAAGTTTTGAcacatttttctgtaatatttattttgtgaaaattttcttttttacctcACTTCTCTATTTGAGGgtattttttaagttacaaattaatctttaaatttaagatttgtttCCTATAGAATgtatagttttattatatataggAGGTTTCTTATTTTTGcagtaaataaaaacaatcattatGGTGGTGTTTAAAATACACAATCATTTTAGTATGGttcacaattaataaaaaaaaaatgtttaaattttttttaataaaatcatttttctaatatcCTTGTTggtataaataattatcaataaggTACTTAGTATGTTAGTAGATTTTGTTTTGTACAATTGTCAGAGaaagaaatagcaaataaaatatggAAGCTTTTTGCAATTAATGAATGAAGTTCACTATGATGTGTGTTCCTTCTATTGATTTGAGAATGCACATAAGATTTTACAGgtctgttaataataataaaataaatgaatttttaaaattctcatttaaagatattaagtgcaagatcttaaaaattttaaggatttttaggTTCAAAGAACTCAGAAATACaatttgcattgaaattatttatggattattcaacatttttataatgtttattactttttttaataatttcaaatttaaataacttgaaatattAGCAGTAATAAACTTGAATAGCAAGTTGTTTAATGTCAGGAAAAATGCCTAAATTTAGATATCTCTTTTTAAGTGctaaattttctcaaaaagggcaaagtaagtttttttgtatttttctacatgttaaatacaataattcaaaagcatgaTAATTGATATTTGCTTATCGGATGTCTCTGGCaagaaaactaagtaaaaaaGGCTAGGTAATCGTATTAAGATAATGCTTAATGAGCCTTTTTTACCACTCCTTCTTACTTCAACAATGTGCTTtgctgtttaataataattatcctGAAGAAGCATACGAATTGCATGCTGTACCATATTTGTTTCGGCTCGAAAAagttcaaacaaattattttttttaatgttgtatatGTTGAAGAATTTTAGTTATGCCTGGAAACTATCTGTTTAAACTTTAatgtaattatctaaaaataatgtaTAGATTGGCCCAGTCAGAGGAATACATTAGGATGAATTAAGTGCATCTAAAGATATATTGAACATGGGAAAAGCTGCTTTAAAATATTCACAGCGATACTTCTTTATAGTATGTTACACAATTATTCTCATTAACATGTCATTTCGGAGCATGTGAAGTCCGTGAATGAACTATTAAGAAGATTTTACTATACtatattgaattgtatttaattgTGATATGTAATTACTTTAGTTAGTCTCATGAAATTCAGAATCATGAGATTTTAACTTGAagtcataaattttatatgatcttTTCATTTGCAGTGCTTTTTAATGTTCCTGTCCATTTAAAAATTGCGGGACCAATCTTAACAAATTTTAGTCAACTAAGAAAAGAATCACTAGAtctgttatataaaatttgtgaggaaatcttttaattttatttttcagagttcAGGTTCTatcattttataactattttttactCCTCTCCCCCTTTTTATAACTCTTGTGGATCCCTCCCCCCTCAATGAAATCCTTCTGTAGGCATAAAGATTTGACCTAATTGATAGAGCAACATAAACCATTGAACCTAagagaatgaaatttgaaagtttGATTTTAGGGTATTCAAGACCTACtaagaatagattttttaaatattttaagtagaagattaattaaaaaataataatttttatgtttttaccaTAATGTCTAAGCatattgcacaaaatttatttttactaccttttttaaaagtttttttaaatagttttttaattaaaccaattttgtttgaataaatgtattttaaaaaaattagatataattttttggaaaattaattttggaccctatttttaacaatgatttttattctaataaaattcaaaacactgTCATTGCTTCTTAGAATTACTGAGTcatattatttggaatttgaaatttttttaacagttcattgaataagattcttcatttgaattttgtaaaattttgaagcagtgtaatatatttcttcactctggcttaaaaatactttattaaaaaaatattttaaacttttttattttcattttacttcttaCTACcagtttttttaacattattaatttgtttctgtTTATGAAAATCAGTAATTGTTCAAGATCtttcatatcttcataaaatataaaatcatatttttctgtaattttttaagtaggatttttatttaatttttagaaagtagtAACTAAACTTCAGAAGCAAGAAatgataaggaatttttttttttttttttttttttttttttttttttgaaaaattacagacTTGTCAGATATGAGCAACTCAACCATATCTCTCAGTTTGGAGGTGTATAAGCATGGGGTAAAAATATTGTGTTGGACATTTAAGATATGATCGCCTGCAAATGGCAgcacaaaattttgtaaatcaattacttttaattatgttatttatgtagATTATTTTATATGAACGCCTGTATAATGAAATTAAGATATGCTTATTTCACAGCTTagcaaaataagtttttaagaagGGAATAATTCTCTTAAagcataatcatatttttaaaaagtgcttcgtcaaaatttcttttgagtgatttattaaaaataaaaatattcttgcttttttcatttccatattttatgcaaaattgagtggttaatttttttttttttgaattatatgcactacatatttttgaatatttggaaatttaccatttttttccaAAGTGTGCTGTTGTATATAATAAACATGGTTACTGAATATATTCAGAGTTTGCATAATGTTACTTCatggaattatttataattggaGGAGagactttttaagaaaataagctgagcaattttatatttcctgtGTAAATGTGAAATaatgagtaaaagaaaaaaagaatttactgaaTTCAAGTCCCTGGAAGAGCCAGTGAGACATGTATTTTCTTAACTCCTTATGTGGAAAACTAAAAGCTgtgtatatgaaatatatcatCAGGAATTTAGACTTCAACTatccatttttaagaagaaaaaaaaattaatataatgcttTTTGTTTGTAGGGCACTTTTAAGGCAAGGAATAGGCCTCTCTTCTTGACTACAAGCAGAATCAGACGAGGATTAAACAGTAATGTTTCCATGGGTCCTGCTAAACTGCTGATTTCAAATTTGGATTATGGAGTGTCTGATTCTGATATTAAGGTTtgtgaaatttcttatattggctttatgtaatagaattttttttattgggggGGGGTTAGGAACCAATGTTAgttatcaagaaatttttaatatttttatagttctcATACAAGTTAATTGAAGTACTGTAActgttattttctgttaaatactATATGCTATTaggatttgatttcaattaagataaaattatttaccttCGTGGAACTGATTTAGTTAGTGGAAGACATTTTTCTGatattgtaataaaagaaatgcttattaattttgtgaaaataggttagacttttcatataaatattataccttttaataatgatttaaaattgccATTTTCTTATTCAGTCATATTGTTGATCCTAAacatttattagttatatttaatggCAGATTTGAAAtgctttgataattaaaatattacaaaaaattattccatttaacaAACCATTAATCttgtcacatttttaaaaaaggaaagaaaaactttttaccTTTTGGATAAGATTCATCAGGGTTACCGCAGACTGGGAAAATatagagaatttaaaaacaaaaatctttttcttttaaatcgtctttttgaaattttcctaaaaagtgagaaaataccagaaacttgaaatttcttaggtttttttttttttttttttttttttttcctccctccatgtaaaaaaaaatgaatctcatCCTTTTTCTTATGTATGTCCACTTTCGGCATAGagaaaaattaccattattaGAATAGTGACTGCAGTTACTTCAGTAATTGTTGAATTActgaaacttttatattatgaaaaatactacaaaaaatattttaatacatgttattttaaaagctgTAACTTGTTTAAATCCATGTTTATTAATAAGCAATAAGATACGAcatgaaaaatgaatgatttatttctttattctaaaacacaaatttccaCTGCATATTCAGAATGTTCAAAggtctaatttgaaattttcctaaaaaaaactaaaaaaatgaatacaaagaataacttcatttagattatttctgTTCTTGAGTTTTGAGGTCcacagaattttctttatttttttaagtcataaaattaattcttgttttattaCATAGCAATGGAAAGTGGATATAGTATTGCCAAGGATATACTTGTTGAAgctctgaaagaaaaaaattttatcagtctTTGAACTATGTATGATTCTATAAACTTTTATGGAGAAGTTTTAAATGCTCTAATCTCGAGTGATTTGCTACATAATGCAAAACTAATGGATGTGAGGTATTGTGCTTTGGAAaagcagggggggggggaatttaagagaaaaaataaaatctaatgaacATGAAACaactcagaaaattaaaattttgtaaagcaaaacaaaaaaaactggtGATGGAAAAATCTGTGGAAGTTTCAGGAACATAatgcaaatgattaaatatgttaattgtgaaataaataaacctttttttttttgtattattgttgTTGCTATCATGatagcaagaatttttttatgcccCCCTCCCTCGAGTCCTTAATCTTATATGACTTTAAGTTAGTGAGCATAAAGTAAATGATCAGTATTTTATTCTCCTTTAACAGAtgaatttgtcttattttttttccttgtatataaatgtaaacattcacttaatgtaatattatttttagaaatgttgaaTTATTGCTTACTTCCTTTTTGCTTTTTCTAGTGATAAAAACAGGGGGAATATTATTATAAGTAGCACATGAGTGTTATTATCGTGTTTTCTCTTACATTTCGTATACATACTGAGAAAACACAGGGATTTTTTTCTCCCTCGGATGCGAGTGGCAATCCtgatgcataaatataaaataattatttgttatatgctagtataataatttttatttacgcATGGCTTTATTATTAATAGGACAACTGCTGGGGTCAATGCCATTGAAtgcgaaaattttcaaataagcaTATCTttgacttttttattaaaatgagaatattggCTTAAATTTCAGAATTGTTCAAATGAACTCCATGATATACAAATCAGTAAAATAAGAGGAAATGGTGTAAAGGATTTACAGTTTTCACCaaattaaatatagcaaaaaaaaaaaactagcagaAAGAGATACAACTCCAAAATCTTCACAGTTAGTTCCAAAtgttaagaaatttcataaaatttaacattctgATTAGAATGTAAATAACACACTGTgcttgtgtaaaaataaattgtaattttccatacctttttaatttaattcagaagtacatcaaaatgaatctgaatgatttattaaattacagtatttagtttttaatgcataaagcactaaaaaatattttcctttgaaacaataggcaaaaattattttaccttttgtttcaaaggaatattaaaatcaaaagccTCATTCACATGAGAAAAGATTTAGGGCAGGAAAAAAAggtttttggtattattttttaaaagataagctgattttttttctttaaaatcaaagagggagaaaatttaatatcctccttaaaaaaagagcgatttgtaataattttgttatgACTCCAAggtatttagaatatttcaagAGTCCAGATATTGtatattcaaacaatttataaattaatttcaaatttaaatgattctatgtagttcagtttttaaacaaattttgtgtattgtaaatctttttttacaaacattttgtgaaatttttgtcTTGATACTTATTAGGTATTCATATCTTCTCTTTATAGGAATTATTTGGTGATTTTGGAAAAGTTCGAAAAGCGGTTGTGCATTATGACCAATCAGGTCGCTCTCTTGGCACAGCTGATGTTGTTTTTGAAAATCGAGCAGATGCAATTCGTGCTCTGAAGAAATATAATGGAGTACCACTTGATGGTGAGACTTACTGACAGAAGGAGGTGGtatttttgtgtcaatttttttatatttgatgttaCAAAAACCCTCTGTAAAATTCTGAGATTTTGGATTTCATTTCATTCTCTTACGTTTGATGGAGCAATAAATTCCCTTACACTTATGGTAAGAAAGGTAAGAGGAATCAATTATTTCCTAAGTTGGTGAACAGTggtataagtataaaatatttttagagcattaaatgatgcaatttaatgttcttaataaatatagattttattgcaatttttttaattcagtttaaaattaataacaccTTTTTAGGAAATTTATGTATTGGaggaaatttatgtaattttttattatctattaatatttttactagaaAGTTATTGGAGTATTTGCTTAATTGATTTTAACTATCCTCCCCTTCTCGGCTTTTGCCTGAATTCAGATCCACTTCTAtctataatttaatcttattgctttattttatgcttctgtcatattaaaaaaaagtctgattTTCCAAGAATTATTTCAGCGTCATtggttaatataaatatttggatcTTATTTTTTAGAACGTTAAATtgcacatatttcattttttaaagtgttaatgTTCATAGCGTTGTATGTCTTGACTTGTTTCCagatttaatttttgtgtatttttttaaaacaaatttagaaaattttcaattctaattGGCAATTGTCtctattaaaattaacattaatcatattgttataaataattttgcctTTTCGTACATTATATGAAGAATCAATAAAATCTAGTTTTGCGTTATTTGTTTTCACTGTAAAACATTAACTCTGAAATTAGTTAATATAGTAAGCATGAActctataataatttataatggtGAAATACTCAGCTGATCAACTGCCTTTCTATTTTCCTTTGTCTTAAAATACTTCCTAGATTTTTGTTAgtcatattatatatgaatacagTTAACCTCTTATTTAGTATTGCcgaatgtaatatttaataatcattataaagAATGCTGTTCTCGTGCTAACTTGTGTCTTCTGTTTATatctgttgaaattatttttcacaagtttcataaatttaaactacattagtaattaaattataagattcTAGTTATTATTTAAGGTATCAATTTCTGTGTTAAAAGCtacatttattcaatattttcaaatagcggaactatttaatataaaggaaaatacaTCATATTCTCTTTGGGAAAATTGTATAAGAAATTTAGTgagatttttctttgatttttttgaaattacagaaagcaataaaaatcattactttcTAATTTAGGGTTTGTAATTACTTTTTGtacataaaatgcataaaatagcAGTTTATGCTTTGACTGAATTACTTCCTGCCATTTGAAATTCTGATGGTGCTCTTTCCTTTTGTGCTCGGATAACACCTCTCATTTACCATTTAAGACTgaatcattttgatgttttatttgtaaacaacaacaatcatttctttaacaatcaaatttgattattaaaaatgcttgtagaatagtaaaaagattaatttttcaaagaaattcagtttaagataattatatatatttattttttcagagcaataaacaaatccttGTATTAGGTAAATAACtatgcattgaattacttttccaagtgtaaaggattaaaatattttgattttcatgagtttctgtgtgaaattttaattgctgGTAATATAAAATTGAGCATTTGTATCCTCTTTTCTGATAATTGAGTTTCCTTTTTTACAACAATAATGCTttattatatttggaaatatttttctaaatacaacATTTTGTAGGTCGACCCATGAAAATTCAGATTACAAGTTCCTTCATGCCGAGACAAAACAATTTCTCCGAAAGTTTTGGTAGACAGGGAGGCTCTGGTAATCGCTTTACTGGAAggtaattaaaattctgtatcaatgttttttttaaatacatgcttATTTGTGTGAAGGAGTAACACAACTACTTGAAGGTTTAAAGTTCCATGTATAAGCTATGAAATGGAcgggtaaaaaattttaactattacaaaatttatttttagattaaatat
Above is a genomic segment from Argiope bruennichi chromosome 1, qqArgBrue1.1, whole genome shotgun sequence containing:
- the LOC129981313 gene encoding THO complex subunit 4-A-like, with the translated sequence MAEMDMDIDRSLDDIIKQNRGKFNNYRNRGGRVLRGRRGRGNAQGFRVSRAGFNTRQAGDKSKFGLVSPRGTFKARNRPLFLTTSRIRRGLNSNVSMGPAKLLISNLDYGVSDSDIKELFGDFGKVRKAVVHYDQSGRSLGTADVVFENRADAIRALKKYNGVPLDGRPMKIQITSSFMPRQNNFSESFGRQGGSGNRFTGRGRGGMRGRGRGRFNRN